TTCCAGCCGAGATGCTCGAGGACTTCCCAGGCGATCATCGAGCCCTCGCGACCGGGATCCGTGGCGATGATCACGCGGTCCACGCCGCTCAGCGCCTGCCGGATCGCGGCGATCTTCGGCCCGTGCGACTGGCCGGACCGGTTCGTGCCGTAGCCGACCGGGATCGTGGCGAGGACGATCGGGAGGACGTCGAAGCGCCAGGGCTTCCACTCGGGCCGGATGCTGCCCGGCTCCTCGGCCGACAGCAGGTGTCCCTCCGCGGCCACGCAGACCGTGCTCGGGGAGCGGAAGAAGCGCTGCAACTGGCGCATCGCCGAGGGCTTCTCGAAGAAGAACAGCGTGCGACCGGAACTCGGAGGTGACATGTCGCTGACCGATAGGACTGTCGCCGCGCCGGGCGGCAGTTCACATTTTGTTCCAGTCCGTCGCCGCTTGCAACCGGCGTCATGGAATGGGAGGCCGCCGGGGCCGCGTCGCCGCATTACCCGGGTGCGCGGTTCGGGCCACGATGCGGTCGCCGCACCGGTTGCCGGCGGCGCCATTCACGGAAACTCCGTCTACGGAGCCGACGCGGATCGGTCGAGCGCATCGTGGACGCCCGGATGCTCTGTCTTCGCGACCCGTCGTACGGCGGCATCTCACGCGGTGGCTCCCGTCCGCGCTCGCCAGAGTCCGAGCCGGGCAAGGCCGCCGGCTGGAACCCGGCACCCCGTGTCGCCGGAACCCCGCCTGCGCCCGGCGCCGCGCCATCGACGGCCGCGCGTTCGGCGCCCCGAAGGCTCCGAACGCGCGGCTGCGCGACGCGGTGTTCCCGCCCCTGGGGCCTGCCGGGGCGGGCATCTAGCTGACGTGAAACCGAGGCGCGGTCGCCGACCTAACCGGCGCCGTGCGCCGAGACGGTCTTGTTGCCGTGAATGAGCTCTCGGCCGGCATAGAGGCCGCCGACGACCTGCAGATCGAGACGCTCCGCGTCGCGGCGCCGGACCTCCGCCATGATCGCGCTGGCCGCCTCCGGGTCGGCTCCGGTCGTCAGGAGCGCCTGCTCGCCGAGGAGCAGAGCCGACTCGACAGTCTCGCGGATCTGGTAGGCCACGCCCGCCTGGATCAGTTCGACGGCGTGTTCCCGGTCGCGGGCGCGCGCCAGCACGGGCACCAGGGGGAATTCCGACTTGGCGATCTCCGCGACGCGTCTGGCCATGGCGGTGTCGTCGACGCAGATCAGGATCGCCCGCGCCGTCGCGGCGCCGGCCGCGTGCAGGATGTCGAGGCGCGTGCCGTCGCCGTAATAGACCTTGAAGCCGAAGCCCTCGGCGAGACGGATGTTGCTCGGGTTCGTGTCGATGATCGAGACGGAGCAGCCCTGCGCGATCAGCGGCTGACTGGCGATCTGGCCGAAGCGACCGAATCCGACGATCAGGGCACTGCCCACGAGGTCCTCGGGCGCCTCGACGCCGTCGGTGGACAGGGCGGCCTTGGGGCCGAGACGATCGAAGGCGACGACCATCAGCGGCGTGATCGCCATCGACAGGATGATGGTCGCGGTCAGGACGGCGTTCGTCGTGCCGTCGATGATGCCCGCGTTCGCGGCGGCCGCGTACAGCACGAAGGCGAACTCGCCGCCCTGCGCCATGAGGGCGGCGCGCTCCAGCGACTCGGCGTGCGAGGCGCGCAGAACCCGGGCCACGCCGTAGATGAGCAGGCCCTTCACGGCCATGTAGGCGGCGACGCCCGCCAGGATCAGACCGGCGTTCGCGGCGATCACGGTGAGGTCGAGGGACATCCCGACGCCGAGGAAGAACAGGCCGAGCAGGATGCCGCGGAACGGCTCGACATCGGCCTCCAGCTGGTGGCGGAAGCTCGATTCCGAGAGGAGGACGCCGGCCAGGAAGGCACCCATCGCCATCGAGAGGCCGCCGAGCTGCATCGCGAGGGCCGAACCGAGCACGACCAGCAGGGCCGCGGCCGTCATGACCTCGCGCGCCTTGGCGGCGGCGAGGAGGCGGAACAGCGGGTTGAGCAGCCAGCGCCCCGCGGCCACGAGCGCGCAGACCGAGACCAGGGCAATGGCGACCGTGACCGCGCGCTCCGTCGCGCTCGCGGCGCTCCCGCCCGGCGCGAGAAGGGCGACGGCGGCGAGGAGCGGGACGATGGCGAGATCCTCCAGCAGCAGGATCGCCACGATGCGCTGCCCCTTCGGCGTCGAGAGCGCACCGCGTTCCTCGAGGAGCTGCATGACGATCGCGGTCGAAGTCAGCACGAAGCCGGTGCCGGCGACGAAGGCGACGGTGACCGGGAAGCCCAGGCCCAGCCCGACCAGGGTGAGGGCCGCGATGCAGGCGGCCACCTGGGCGAGGCCGAGACCGAAGATCGCGCGGCGCATGCCCCAGAGCCGGGACGGCTCCATCTCCAATCCGATGATGAAGAGGAACATGACGACGCCGAGTTCGGCCACGTGGAGGATGGCGTGGGCGTCGGTGAACAGGCCGAGACCGAAGGGACCGATTGCCAGTCCTGCCAGGAGGTAGCCGAGCACCGAGCCGAGGCCGAGTCGCTTGAACAGCGGGACGGCGATGACGCCGGCCGCCAGCAGGGCGACGACCTGGACAAGTTCGCTTCCAGCACCGGCTGCTTCGACAGCCATGGTGGATCCTTTCGTGGAGTACACTGACGCCCTGCAACTTGTGCAGGGCTTCTATGATGCGCCGATCGACCCATCTTGAGCGAAGCTCGCCCAATCAGAAATGGAAACTATCGAAACGGATCGTTTCCAAGCTGACCTCTCGGACGGACTGCATCGACGTCGGGCTGGCCCGCGCGAGCCAGCCTTCGAGCTGACGCCCGATCCGAAGCGTGGCCTCACATCCAGGTCACCGAGGGGAGTGCGGAGAGGCTGCCGCCACAGAGAATTTCTTCGGACGGCGGCTTCGCCGGATCGGAGAGTGGTGTCTGCACACGCGGACGACCGCATCCATCCGCGTCTCGCGCATCTACGCGGGCGCACCCCGCCGCCCGTTTATCGGTCGCGCTGTCCAGCGGGAGCGTCGTTCCGCCTGTGGTCGAGGGCCGGACGCCGGTACAAGTGCCGGATACCGGCGCCGTTGCGGCACGATGCGGATCCGCGCCTCCACATCGGGCCTCTCGATGCGGCAGTCCGGCGCCGGTCAGGAGCGTCTCGCGGCTGAGGAAGAAGGGCGATTGACAGCCGATTTCAGGCGCCCTATACGGCGCCTCCCGACGCGGTGCCCGACCAGGGCGGGCCGCTCGGACGGACTTCCACTGAAGACTGCAAGCAACTGCCGGCGCGAGCTAGCGTATTTTCTTGTTGCTCTTCAAATGGCTCTTGTGTAAGCAGGCGCCGATCTTTGACAAGTGAATACGAGAAAGAGAAGCGTGGACGGCGCTTGTCCTTGCGGATCCGGCGAAAGTCGGATCATCGAGAGAAGCGAGCTGTCTAACGCTTCAGAAGCTCACACAATTCGGGCAGTGATGCCCGGATGATTGTGAGCCTCTGTCAAGATGTTGTGATCAGCTTAGATCAATCTCTTCAACGTGAGAGTTTGATCCTGGCTCAGAGCGAACGCTGGCGGCAGGCTTAACACATGCAAGTCGAGCGGGCCCTTCGGGGTCAGCGGCGGACGGGTGAGTAACGCGTGGGAACGTGCCTTCTGGTTCGGAATAACCCTGGGAAACTAGGGCTAATACCGGATACGCCCTTTTGGGGAAAGGTTTACTGCCGGAAGATCGGCCCGCGTCTGATTAGCTAGTTGGTGGGGTAATGGCCTACCAAGGCGACGATCAGTAGCTGGTCTGAGAGGATGATCAGCCACACTGGGACTGAGACACGGCCCAGACTCCTACGGGAGGCAGCAGTGGGGAATATTGGACAATGGGCGCAAGCCTGATCCAGCCATGCCGCGTGAGTGATGAAGGCCTTAGGGTTGTAAAGCTCTTTTATCCGGGACGATAATGACGGTACCGGAGGAATAAGCCCCGGCTAACTTCGTGCCAGCAGCCGCGGTAATACGAAGGGGGCTAGCGTTGCTCGGAATCACTGGGCGTAAAGGGCGCGTAGGCGGCGTTTTAAGTCGGGGGTGAAAGCCTGTGGCTCAACCACAGAATGGCCTTCGATACTGGGACGCTTGAGTATGGTAGAGGTTGGTGGAACTGCGAGTGTAGAGGTGAAATTCGTAGATATTCGCAAGAACACCGGTGGCGAAGGCGGCCAACTGGACCATTACTGACGCTGAGGCGCGAAAGCGTGGGGAGCAAACAGGATTAGATACCCTGGTAGTCCACGCCGTAAACGATGAATGCCAGCTGTTGGGGTGCTTGCACCGCAGTAGCGCAGCTAACGCTTTGAGCATTCCGCCTGGGGAGTACGGTCGCAAGATTAAAACTCAAAGGAATTGACGGGGGCCCGCACAAGCGGTGGAGCATGTGGTTTAATTCGAAGCAACGCGCAGAACCTTACCATCCTTTGACATGGCGTGTTACCCAGAGAGATTTGGGGTCCACTTCGGTGGCGCGCACACAGGTGCTGCATGGCTGTCGTCAGCTCGTGTCGTGAGATGTTGGGTTAAGTCCCGCAACGAGCGCAACCCACGTCCTTAGTTGCCATCATTCAGTTGGGCACTCTAGGGAGACTGCCGGTGATAAGCCGCGAGGAAGGTGTGGATGACGTCAAGTCCTCATGGCCCTTACGGGATGGGCTACACACGTGCTACAATGGCGGTGACAGTGGGACGCGAAGGAGCGATCTGGAGCAAATCCCCAAAAGCCGTCTCAGTTCGGATTGCACTCTGCAACTCGAGTGCATGAAGGCGGAATCGCTAGTAATCGTGGATCAGCATGCCACGGTGAATACGTTCCCGGGCCTTGTACACACCGCCCGTCACACCATGGGAGTTGGTCTTACCCGACGGCGCTGCGCCAACCGCAAGGAGGCAGGCGACCACGGTAGGGTCAGCGACTGGGGTGAAGTCGTAACAAGGTAGCCGTAGGGGAACCTGCGGCTGGATCACCTCCTTTCTAAGGATGCTGACAGCAGGATGGCCGGTCTCCGGTCCGCTCCTCGGACGGCGTCATTAGGATATCAGGGCTCAGTCAGAGCCCATTGGCGGGACACGCGCCGTCCTCGTTTCTCTTTCTCGTACCGGACAGACCAAGCTCCGCAGACCCGCCCGTCGTGTCTGAGCGTCGAGCCTGTCCGGACATGAGTTTGCCGCGGCAGTGATCAGCGAGGACCGTCAGGTTCGGTTGATGTTGCCGTGTGCGAAAACAATCAGTGACATCGTGAAGAGGGAATGTGGCCGTTGGGGCAGAGAGATCTGCCAACCCCGGCGGTCATGTTCGGCAAGCATACGGTGGTGGGTCCGGAAACGGATCTGCCACTGGTCTTTTTGTGACCGTGTCGTGACCGTCATCCGCTTCCAGCGGCTGCCGGTCAGCGGACATCGATCACGAGAGCGATCAAGTGCCTTAAGAGCATTCGGTGGATGCCTTGGCGCTGAGAGGCGATGAAGGACGTGGTACGCTGCGATAAGCCTTGGGGAGCTGCGAACGAGCTTTGATCCAGGGATTTCCGAATGGGGAAACCCACCTTCGACCTTCCGTATTGCGGGACCAGGCGCAAGCCTGGTTCCTCAATACGGTTGGTCACATGAAGGTATCAAATCCTGAATACAATAGGGGTTTGAAGCGAACCCGGGGAACTGAAACATCTCAGTACCCGGAGGAAAGGACATCAACGAG
This portion of the Methylobacterium sp. NMS14P genome encodes:
- a CDS encoding monovalent cation:proton antiporter-2 (CPA2) family protein, with translation MAVEAAGAGSELVQVVALLAAGVIAVPLFKRLGLGSVLGYLLAGLAIGPFGLGLFTDAHAILHVAELGVVMFLFIIGLEMEPSRLWGMRRAIFGLGLAQVAACIAALTLVGLGLGFPVTVAFVAGTGFVLTSTAIVMQLLEERGALSTPKGQRIVAILLLEDLAIVPLLAAVALLAPGGSAASATERAVTVAIALVSVCALVAAGRWLLNPLFRLLAAAKAREVMTAAALLVVLGSALAMQLGGLSMAMGAFLAGVLLSESSFRHQLEADVEPFRGILLGLFFLGVGMSLDLTVIAANAGLILAGVAAYMAVKGLLIYGVARVLRASHAESLERAALMAQGGEFAFVLYAAAANAGIIDGTTNAVLTATIILSMAITPLMVVAFDRLGPKAALSTDGVEAPEDLVGSALIVGFGRFGQIASQPLIAQGCSVSIIDTNPSNIRLAEGFGFKVYYGDGTRLDILHAAGAATARAILICVDDTAMARRVAEIAKSEFPLVPVLARARDREHAVELIQAGVAYQIRETVESALLLGEQALLTTGADPEAASAIMAEVRRRDAERLDLQVVGGLYAGRELIHGNKTVSAHGAG